A section of the Halostella salina genome encodes:
- a CDS encoding ABC transporter ATP-binding protein produces MPDSDTPSATRREKLDALYSVLKYDPKLTATIVGLGIVAAVLEGVGLSFILPIIELVQSEGQPAQGGIAGLFASVYRALNVPLSLGTAVLGVAAVMTVRFTASFLVAWFRETLRMSYIRNLQTEAFGNAFDADISYLDETGSDDVLNAIITQTFYAGQAIERLVVFVEQSFLGLVYGVIAFVISPTLTLVTAVVLGGVTVLLRVVVEPGYDIGDRVADANERRQEAAQAGTQGMRESRVFGLVDELYGDFVDAVDKYTRARVKLRRNEAAIDNAYQLAVAVSVFALIYGSLTYADLTLSSLGLFLFAMFRLGPKASRANELFYRIEQDLPHLVRTRQFTRELANNAEPEAARHEVPETVESVAFDDVHFAYDDGDEVLRGVDFSAERGEFVAFVGQSGAGKSTVVSLLARMHEPTDGEVRANGVPIGGMDIDEWRDRVAVVGQDPYIFDDTLRYNLTIADRDASRAEIERVCEIARVDEFLDDLPDGYDTQVGDDGVRLSGGQKQRVAIARALLDDADVLLLDEATSDLDSNLEREVQRGIETMDREYIVVTVAHRLTTVRNADRIYTLEEGTVSEAGDHEELVANDGEYADLYATQTGR; encoded by the coding sequence ATGCCGGACTCCGACACGCCGTCCGCCACGCGACGGGAGAAACTCGACGCGCTGTACAGCGTGCTGAAGTACGATCCGAAGCTCACCGCGACGATCGTCGGGCTCGGGATCGTCGCCGCCGTGCTCGAAGGCGTCGGGCTGAGTTTCATCCTCCCGATCATCGAACTGGTCCAGTCGGAGGGCCAGCCCGCGCAGGGCGGGATCGCCGGGCTGTTCGCGTCCGTTTACCGGGCGCTGAACGTGCCGCTGTCGCTCGGCACGGCGGTTCTGGGCGTCGCGGCCGTCATGACCGTCCGGTTCACGGCGAGCTTCCTCGTCGCGTGGTTCCGCGAGACGCTCCGCATGTCCTACATCCGGAACCTCCAGACCGAGGCGTTCGGGAACGCCTTCGACGCCGACATCTCGTACCTCGACGAGACGGGGTCGGACGACGTGTTGAACGCGATCATCACCCAGACCTTCTACGCCGGGCAGGCGATCGAGCGGCTGGTCGTGTTCGTCGAGCAGTCGTTCCTCGGCCTCGTCTACGGGGTCATCGCGTTCGTCATCTCGCCGACGCTCACGCTCGTCACGGCCGTCGTCCTCGGCGGGGTGACGGTGCTGTTGCGCGTCGTCGTCGAGCCGGGGTACGACATCGGCGACAGGGTCGCGGACGCGAACGAGCGCCGGCAGGAGGCCGCCCAGGCCGGCACCCAGGGGATGCGGGAGAGCCGGGTCTTCGGCCTCGTCGACGAGCTGTACGGGGACTTCGTCGACGCGGTCGACAAGTACACCCGGGCCCGCGTCAAGCTCCGCCGCAACGAGGCGGCGATCGACAACGCCTACCAGCTGGCGGTCGCCGTCTCCGTGTTCGCCCTCATCTACGGCTCGCTCACGTACGCCGACCTGACGCTCAGTTCGCTCGGCCTGTTCCTGTTCGCGATGTTCCGGCTCGGACCGAAGGCGAGCCGGGCGAACGAGCTGTTCTACCGGATCGAGCAGGACCTCCCGCACCTCGTTCGCACCCGGCAGTTCACGCGCGAGCTCGCGAACAACGCCGAGCCGGAGGCCGCCCGCCACGAGGTGCCGGAGACGGTCGAGTCGGTCGCCTTCGACGACGTGCACTTCGCCTACGACGACGGGGACGAGGTGCTCCGGGGCGTCGACTTCTCTGCGGAGCGGGGGGAGTTCGTCGCCTTCGTCGGCCAGTCGGGCGCGGGGAAATCGACCGTGGTCTCGCTGCTCGCACGGATGCACGAACCGACCGACGGCGAGGTCCGCGCGAACGGCGTCCCGATCGGCGGGATGGACATCGACGAGTGGCGCGACCGCGTCGCCGTCGTCGGCCAGGACCCGTACATCTTCGACGACACGCTCCGGTACAACCTGACGATCGCTGACCGGGACGCTTCCCGGGCGGAGATCGAGCGAGTCTGTGAGATCGCCCGCGTCGACGAGTTCCTCGACGACCTCCCGGACGGGTACGACACGCAGGTCGGCGACGACGGCGTCCGGCTCTCGGGCGGGCAGAAGCAGCGCGTCGCCATCGCCCGGGCGCTGCTCGACGACGCGGACGTGTTGCTGCTCGACGAGGCGACCAGCGACCTGGACTCGAACCTGGAGCGGGAGGTGCAACGCGGCATCGAGACCATGGACCGGGAGTACATCGTCGTCACCGTCGCCCACCGGCTGACGACGGTCCGGAACGCGGACCGCATCTACACGCTGGAGGAGGGGACGGTTTCGGAGGCCGGCGACCACGAGGAACTCGTCGCCAACGACGGGGAGTACGCCGACCTCTACGCGACTCAGACCGGCAGGTGA